The DNA window AATAAGCGCGAATTCATTACACATACCGGAACGATAAATGGTAAGAAAATAACGGTAATGTCTACGGGTATGGGAACTGCCAATATTGAGATCTTAATGCTCGAACTCGATCTGCTCGCTAATTATGATTTCAGCAAGAAGAAATTTAAAGCCAAAAAGAAGAGTTTGAACATTATCCGGCTCGGAACTTCGGGATCCATGCAGTCGGGACTTTCGGTCGGCTCCATATTGCTTTCTGAATCCGCTGTAGGACTGGATAATTTGATGTCCTATTATTTTTACGAAGAAAACAAAGCTCAGAAGGAATTTTCCGAAGAAGTAAAAAATCACCTGGATGTGGATGTGACGCCGTATACAGCCGATGCAGATGAAGAATTGTTAGAGCAATTCTCCAACGATTCCTTTGTCAAAGGCGTTACCGTCACCTGCCCGGGGTTTTACGGACCTCAGGGAAGAGAAATTAATCTGGAAATCAAGGATAATAAGATTCTTGAAAAACTCAGTTACTTCCACTGCCAGGGCAAATGGCTCACCAATTTTGAGATGGAAACCTCTGCTTACTATGCTTTTGCCAAAATGTTGGGTCACAAGGCACTGTCGGTAAATGCGATTTTAGCCAACAGAATTACAGGTAGATTTTCATCCAATCCAAACAGAATTGTTGATAGAATGATCAGAAATGTAATTGAAAAGCTTTAATTGAGTATTGATTCCTTTTCTTTCGTTTCTTTTTGAGGTATAATTTCCCTTAGATTTCTCAGTATTTTTTCGGACAGTTCATCCGTTGGAAGATCATTCTGATCACGGCCAAATGGATCTTCAATTTCTTCACCAATTACTTCGATACTAATAAGAATATAAGAAACCACCATGGTGATTGGTACCGATGCATAAAGAAAATCAGACATAAAAGCGAAAGGTAAAGTCACCACATACACCAGGATAAACATTTTGATGTAAACAGAGTAGGAAAATGGGATTGGTGTATTTTTAATCCTTTCACAAGCGCCAATGATATCCGTGAAGGCTTTAATCTCTTTATCCAGTAAAAACAGCTGTTCACCACTGATTTCACCTTTTTTATAAGAGTTGTTTACTTCTTCGTAAATTCTTCCACTCAGGTAATTTGGTTTATGATCGACATCTTCAATTCTGTCGAGGTCAGATTTTGGCAGGTAGTGAAGCTCTTCATAAAGAACTCCAAAACGGAGATGTTCTTTCATTGCAAAAACATATGCCGTAATCAGATCTCTCAAATAGACTTTTTTAACCTGATCATCAAAAATTGCATTGATTTTTAAAGCG is part of the Hyphobacterium sp. CCMP332 genome and encodes:
- a CDS encoding nucleoside phosphorylase; this translates as MGVSNASDLILNKDGSVYHLSLKPKDISDIIFTVGDPGRVHRVSSHFDSIDFEMNKREFITHTGTINGKKITVMSTGMGTANIEILMLELDLLANYDFSKKKFKAKKKSLNIIRLGTSGSMQSGLSVGSILLSESAVGLDNLMSYYFYEENKAQKEFSEEVKNHLDVDVTPYTADADEELLEQFSNDSFVKGVTVTCPGFYGPQGREINLEIKDNKILEKLSYFHCQGKWLTNFEMETSAYYAFAKMLGHKALSVNAILANRITGRFSSNPNRIVDRMIRNVIEKL